Below is a window of Molothrus aeneus isolate 106 chromosome 14, BPBGC_Maene_1.0, whole genome shotgun sequence DNA.
GGGTGTTTATTAATTGTCCCTTCCGACCCGGGAGAGGCCACACTGCAGCCTTCACACGGCTCTGGACTAAGTCTGCTCTTCTGGAGCTGGTGCCAAGgtgcccagcagctcagggggtccaggagagctggagagcggcttgggacaagggatggaggcacaggacccagggaatggctgaaGCACTCGACCATCAGTTACTCGGTGTTATCATATCCGGTGTTCCCAactcttcctcatcttcctcctcggACCAGCTCAAGCTGTCATCAGAGTCCtcatcctgcacagccccaggctcctCTGGGCTTGCAGCTTCCTTCTCTTGCTCACCACAGGACTGCAGCTTGCTTTGggggagctccagcctggcccaggagccagggctggctttGCAGAGCGTGATCTCCACCTTGGCTGGGACCATGCTCACAAAGCTCTTCTCCACATCAATGGTCTAGAGAGTGGGAAAGGTGCAgtgagccaggcaggggagggcaggcagCTCAGCCTTCCCCTCATGGCAAAGCCCTGCCAGAGGAGAAatctcctcctgtgccaggagaagctgagctgcagctgagctgtgctgagctgagcttCACATTGCTGTGTCTCAGCAGCACCGCCGCACTGGTTCAGAGCTCAGGAGAGCTCAGCTTGTCTCAGCTGCACTCGCAGCCTccccccagcaggagctgcgCTGAGACACAGCCATCCCCACACCTGTCAGCCCTCTGCcgcctgcaggcacagccagcaccagaAATACAGACCAGAAACGCACAGGCAAATTCCTGAgcctcactgctgctctccccagccagcGAGCAGCTGAAAAATCAGTCTCATAGCTCAGACCTGCAACTCACAGCAGGATTGTGGGGgagacagggacctgctgggccAAAGAACGtttggggcagcctgggagcaAACCCAGAACACCCatagggctggcagggacctcCAGCTCCGACCTTAGCTCTGGATCAGTCAGTGCAGCCACCTCAGCCTCCTCACACCCCCTAAGGCATTTCCCAGCAGAGATGGCCATAAATGCTTGTATCTGGGCAACCCAGCCCAGGATGAAAAGCTCAGGctgcctcccagagctgcagcccagccccatgcAGAACTGCTGGAACAGGGAAATCAAAGCAAACAGGATCTTACCCCCCAGAGCTCCAGTTCTGCCTGGAAAATCTTATTCCCTTCAAAGATGACATGAGCCTCAAGCTGAAAGATCAACAGAAAATTATCTGAGAGGgtagcacagcactgccagagctcTTCCCCCAGACAGTGCAGCTGCCTTTCAGCACCATACTGCATCCCACACCCTGGCTCCAGTGTAATGGTCTGGTGATGCCCTCAGCACCTGGCAACACTTCACCCCTGTCAGAGCATGACAGCTTCACCTATGTCACAGGTCAAGGGACCCAAAGCCAGCAAATCCACCCACCCACTGAAGCTgaaagccagagctgctgggcagatGCAGCAGTGGGGCCACCAGGCTCTCAGCTCAGGGATGGCAGgttggcagtgccagccctgctgataGCCACAGGTCACCAAAGAGCGCCAGGCACCCAGCAGGCTCCTGCAAACCCCGGTGGGCCATGAGGGCGCAGAGCCTACCCCACTCACCACGGTGCGGTTTGCCTTCACGCTGCTGAGGGCGGGCAGGGGGTTCTTGGCATACACTGTCACCACCACCTGGCTGCCCGTCTGGTGCCAGTCCTGCCGGCACAGCACCGCCTTCTTGCCCTGCCCAGGAGGAGAGGAGCCCGTCACGGCACGGCTGGGCTCAGGCACGGCCCCAGCAGAGGGCACGGCTGAGCCTCAGGATGCTCCTGGCACATCTCCCTTGTGCTGGTAGCTCGGATTGGCAGCAGCTCAGCGAGAACAGACCCTGCCTTTGGTGCAGGTTTTGAGAGGAGATGGTTTCTGCAAAggggggcagcccctgccatgcCTCCATCCTATGTAACATGGGAcatctgtgctgtgctttgggttCCCTCAGGGCACTCTGAGATCAGAGACATCTCCTTCTAGTTCCAGAGTCACTCTGCTGTGCCCAAGCCCCTAagtgctgtgcacagccaggaAACTCAGCCTggagggcagtgcaggggctgTCACTGGGCATGGATCATGACTCCATGCTGCATTTGGGAGTCAGATGAGCCCCAGATGAAACCCCCACATTTCATCTTTGTCCACTGTGTCAGCACCACAGGCACTGACAGGCCTGTGTCCCCACCAGCTCATTTCTGACCAGCACAAGGAGACAGACCCCCTGCAGCCCTCCACACTATCAGCCAAAGAAATgctccagcaggagccctgGCCCCAGATCCTGGCCCTCAGGTGACAATTAGCACCAAACATCTGCATCACAACACCACAGTTCCTTCTCTGCAGCCTCCTTTACATTCAGGATACATTTTCTGCTCCAGGACAAAGAGGAGATTGGGCTCAGAGAGGGTTGCTGGGAGCAATGCTGACTCAGAGGAACACTGTGCACTTTCAGGGTTATCCTGGGCTGCTTTGGTCCAACTTTCCTAGCTCAAGCTTGTTTTCAGTCAAGAACTTTCCTGGGGAAGCTTACAGACACAGTATTGGGAATTGGGATCTGGTCCCCACTGCCCTGCCATAACACCATGTTGGTATGTGGATGAGATCCCtcctgagaagcagctgcagagggaaagcTTCATTAAAGCCAAATTCAGTTATCTGCAATCATCTGTCAAagcctttggggtttttttggtaggaCTTTTCCTGTGCCCAGCCACCTGTCTCTGTGTGGCAGCCTGCAATGCTGGCTATGCTGTGTCCAGGGCCAGGTCCTGCCTCGTTCAGATTTCTACTGCACATCTGCCCATTGGGTGTGAGAGCTGACACATCTTGTGAATTCAGAGCAGCACCTTAAAGGGCAGATGGGTGAAGACTGGCCATTCAAACCTGTGCACTCCTCTGTCAGTAATTATAGATATTAAGACAACAAAATGCAGAAACCTGTGTGAATGCAGAGCAAGGGAAGGAGCACTCTCAAATGCCAATAATGCCAATTGCTCTCATGAGTTGCCTCTGCTGAGAGCCCCCTTACCTTCTTTTCTGTCCAGCAGTGACACCcatggctgcagcctggctgctccatgAAGGCACTGAAATCTGTGGTTTTGattccacagcagctccagtaCTTCATCCTGAGGAGAGCAGGGTGACCTGAGTGGGgtcaggagcaggagagggaccACAGCAGGGTGGTGAGGCAGAGGGGGTCAtacccaggagctgcccctgcccacctGTCCCCTTGCAGGGTGTcacccacagctgcagtgcccaTGCTGCTGGGGCCACCTCCTTGCCATGCAGCATTTTCAGCCCGTGGCAGGGTCAGTTTGCTTTGGGAAAAGGTTGTTTCTTACCCCTCGTGGAAGACAGGAACGCCAGGATGAAACGTACAAACCTCTGTGTTACTCTCTGGGCCCTGGTAGATCTGTGGAgaaagaagcagaggaaaattctGTCTGTGTCTCAGGCACAGGGTAATGGGGCACAGGTGCCCATCCCTGTAGAGGGCACAGCACAATGCCCTACATCACCCTTTTGCCAGGCTCTGTGAAGGCTCCCTCTGGGACcatgcccagccagcagcccatcacctgtccctgctccctgctggcagggcagccaccCTGACCTTGGCAGCACCACAGTGTCAcccctgccaccctgccagcagcccttCTGTACCCTTCTCCCAAACacagcctgctcccagcccagggcttggCAACAGAAGCACAGTGAGCACGTTTAGACAGCACAGAAACTCACTCTGAGGTGCAGGGGGTGATTTGTCATTGCTGTCCTCTCCCCTCCTTTCCAGAGGCCATGTCAGCCTTATGGCCCCATCTGCCTCCTGCCTTTTGCTCCCCACTCCCTCACTGCAGCTTTCCAAGCATCCTatccctgccacagctccacCCTCCCACTCATCCTCGAGGCAGGCAGTGCTCCACAAGGCAGCCTTGGGCAAGAGGGAAATTGGGCTGAGCTGCATCAGTTCAAGGCAGGTGGGAATTGTTCCATGTGCATTTTGTCTACGTGTCCAACCCTGAACATGTGCTGTATTTCACTGCAAGCAGTCAGCAGCAGTGAAACACAAATGTACCACCAATCTGGAAGCCTCTTGCAGGAAAGCGGGTGGGAGGTGACAGAGGTGGCCGCTCGCAGGGTGGGATGAGAATATGGAGCAGGTGGGCACTGCCACCTTCCACCTGCCTGATACCTGCCCTGAACCTGGGCCTGTGATGCTCCTGGAGCAAGGCACTGGAGGGTCAGGGCACAGGAGGGTAGAGGCACAGGGGGGTCAGGGCACTCACTGCCAGGTACTCACCGCCTTGCAGGCTGCGTTCTTGCACGTGGTGCCAGCTCTCACCTGGGCAGCCTCCTCACCTGTGAGAGCAACACAACCTCACCCAGGACACACACTGCCCTTGCCTGCCCCCAGATCCTTACCCAGCCCTCTGCCAGGTCCCCAGGTGGGCACAGACCATCCCAATGTGCCTCCAAGACACAGTTTTGCAGGTAGCTGAACATGCAGCACTCACTGACTGCCCTGAGCTGTCATGCAAAACCCCCTGCTGAATTTGCCATGTGCAACCCCAGAGCCATCCATCAGCTTGTCCTTACCTGTACAAGTGCTCTCGAGTGTCTTGTCCTCAGAGGACACGTTCAGTTTCTCCAGTGCCTGCTCCAGAGACCTGGATACTTTAATTGGCAGCAGTTGTCTTGGCTCATCAGAgctgagaaacagcagcagcaaaggccaAGTGGGTTTTTCTGTGATTTAAGTACCATTGCCTCTcctgagagagcagcagggcagggcacacacagaagtgacacagcagggcaggacttAGCTGAGCCTTTCTCACCTTGGTCTTTCCCGCAGCATCTTCTCAGCTGATTTTGGTCCTTGGACAATGAGCTCCTTCACTGGTTTGGCCTTTGGTTCATCTGAGGTCTTCTCTTGGCTGGAGGGCTCAGGGGGCTTCTCCTTGCTGTGAAACCCCTTTGTgcatccctgagc
It encodes the following:
- the ITGB1BP2 gene encoding integrin beta-1-binding protein 2, with amino-acid sequence MALLCYNKGCGQRFDPEHNAEDSCLYHPGVPIFHDALKGWSCCKKRTTDFSEFLSIKGCTKGFHSKEKPPEPSSQEKTSDEPKAKPVKELIVQGPKSAEKMLRERPSSDEPRQLLPIKVSRSLEQALEKLNVSSEDKTLESTCTGEEAAQVRAGTTCKNAACKAIYQGPESNTEVCTFHPGVPVFHEGMKYWSCCGIKTTDFSAFMEQPGCSHGCHCWTEKKGKKAVLCRQDWHQTGSQVVVTVYAKNPLPALSSVKANRTVLEAHVIFEGNKIFQAELELWGTIDVEKSFVSMVPAKVEITLCKASPGSWARLELPQSKLQSCGEQEKEAASPEEPGAVQDEDSDDSLSWSEEEDEEELGTPDMITPSN